The following proteins are encoded in a genomic region of Cyclonatronum proteinivorum:
- a CDS encoding LamG-like jellyroll fold domain-containing protein codes for MRYRDLFLRLYLMLFAVLAFAQAGYAQQVIFVKASATGANDGSSWQDAFTQLQPAIDAATAADQIWVAGGTYFPTQQRIAGVNRSRSFVIPSSKDGLRLFGGFAGTETQLSQRVNPQAHVSRLSGDMNQADMQQDIYIDSDRIGNTLRPETLQPIDHIRVNLSLIRIGFVDVIGIADDSNVFSVLALGSGITRQTVIDGFTVSGGHTGQQNLELFFDPVSFQPNPFYTGGGLNCDGCSAILRNMRFEGNYAMSRGGGASVYAGGNPLFVNTVFYGNVAGGALPGPPLDRPLFQYIFQGQIFSFDSSIVSNDNEGGALYVAEGSSAEVVSSTFFGNLSWNTGNHVYASGTVHIRNSILWGREGLNHPENIYSVIYAGSGTVLNSILEANCSGGIACDQNSLADPLLDAALRITDESSPAVGFGNVAAIPSDIDDLNGNGNTTEPLPYDAAGNPRIVSGTTDAGAFQTPFGGINASPAAASPGQQVELSFPAANTTTGVLINGLPALNLTALAANRIRFTIPEGATTGLLDIVTPDQTFSTAEPLVVTPASGGRALRANGSGYVEIPVGSDFAIANGFSVSFWIRATNTNVLGGEIISRRTTEDIVSLPSGSSIWALEWNDNLVRPFRFRGILGEEGNSEIVPAGEITRESFFGEPTAFAEWQHITLNATPINTAGRIEVRVFVSDVLFLDRLDYDFFDTTAATLRIGNGTGYEIDNVMYWNRALSEAELSDLRRRHLKLSPFDPEADGLIASYRFDADSPTTVFDYAGRRNGTIIGGITRSAFSGAAVATTLSNPAGPAGARITLSTPEYRAFSVGEPYGALVPGTQPGEGYGFDAVGVQHRRSPVSWVVLAGTPQPTAVTLDYSAVAALSGSDLHVIHRIEAGRPWYPAPGNWVHDPAQRTFSRDNTGFLLPGEYSITDVGGVSLTAFVRPHAQHAGPGEPVQFVVGLKNTGTDPLSAASAFELNFQGLENISVSGGSLSGSTWTVSSVDAGATQTLQVTATRSADPGPAGLSYSAVNPVAGIRNAAHTAQVFDPVYETGQHIDFYASAAGGGNTLADPGLMGILDSDFTVEAWVKRRVNFVVANDPILSQIGFGSLFSNVLRIGLINGHPVFSFNGSQLTANNPVQADSSWHHIAFTFSKQTGARTIFVDGVQTASDVNVTGPVVLNTPITLTMAANQVDSQGRRVNLISFQDKMHNLRIWDVALTREEILERMHRHISPDDPLSQSLTADFRITEGQGPLLFDYAGSQRVNFIDLPAQVWKTRGGVLFGQQNAVATQDTPAAVGLPGASLTVSGVSEREVLLHLSGQPDGPDRTPADTGESFAETFAGFVTGRPNVTWSLSTTPGDTLQADLELAYGALSLSEEPAERLFVLYRTGPDQDWDFDEGWNHHPDTKTFTRSGDVLAGEYSIISIPTARLAIETEILELGDPDENGFRIRLTATNTGLDTPAQTTVATLASRTGAFLNLQAEGNGFDTETLSWNVPDLGAGQSVSVILSGTFNDNIPVALSSEITGTEVFNLSTQVQRTAGLILAKAPYAAGSTVAPQFDLLPGVSGTDFGLVNSSFTVEAWVRPNTISGDQAILGQAMPGNPDNRTLHLILRNGRVHMGFFGDDLQGQTDVPAQQWSHVAFTYDVTTNSRVVYLNGVADGSDTSGGPFLGEGTVFIGRWNDGNFLNGQFDELRIWNRVRSPEEIRQNMHRTISQSEPDFQDLTAYYRFDEGEGTIAHDLRGGFHATIAGSLENAWQISAAPVGQQAVVVTAGTAAQVGVAGSSLGLSGLTGSDAGLYSFGLAGSDLRTAANAGGSFSALEDQGIDARTSVGWGVRAGDDSEGTLTLTFDGFDAESPVLQSPGLLYRPAADQPWELQSDSLWVKSIAQNTFTFTGELASGEYVLAPFPFLNAPYAGTTPGWRMVGAPGAFARYDNVLADIWTQGFPGASAGDDGDPNVFIYDEGARSWVPPASATNILGTTSDTGFRSAGRTAIVYFFEDQLPFNVRYAGLFNAEETELTLPATVLTEDDGFQGWHLVSNPFPFPIDWTRVVADGLNEVAPPIFIYDADTFDGMGGYRVHYGFNIPGLPGQIQHDGIIPPFQGFFIRTAQIDGTPGTLTFRPSHRPVNGGGGGQLFRQGDEEEPEAPLHLLLSVENADGSQARSSLLKIEQTDEAEQAGQVLSELGMPASLVWG; via the coding sequence ATGCGATACCGTGACTTATTTTTGCGTTTGTATCTGATGCTTTTTGCCGTACTTGCTTTTGCGCAGGCCGGCTACGCACAGCAGGTTATTTTTGTAAAGGCCAGTGCTACAGGCGCCAATGATGGCAGCTCCTGGCAGGATGCCTTTACGCAGCTTCAGCCCGCCATTGATGCCGCAACCGCTGCCGATCAGATCTGGGTGGCGGGGGGTACGTATTTCCCCACACAGCAGCGCATTGCCGGGGTAAACCGGAGCCGTTCGTTTGTTATTCCTTCATCCAAAGACGGATTGCGGTTGTTTGGTGGTTTTGCCGGTACCGAAACCCAGCTCTCCCAGCGGGTAAACCCGCAGGCGCACGTGAGCAGGCTCTCCGGAGATATGAATCAGGCCGATATGCAGCAGGACATATATATCGATAGCGATCGAATTGGCAACACCCTGCGACCGGAAACCCTGCAGCCTATCGATCACATAAGGGTGAATCTTTCTCTGATTAGGATTGGTTTTGTAGATGTAATAGGCATAGCTGATGATTCGAATGTGTTTAGTGTGCTGGCGTTAGGCAGCGGCATTACGCGGCAAACGGTAATTGACGGGTTCACGGTTTCGGGCGGGCATACCGGTCAGCAGAATCTCGAATTATTCTTCGATCCAGTCTCCTTTCAGCCTAATCCTTTTTACACCGGGGGCGGTCTCAACTGCGACGGCTGCAGTGCAATATTGAGGAACATGCGCTTTGAGGGGAATTACGCGATGTCTCGGGGTGGAGGAGCTTCGGTCTATGCTGGCGGAAATCCGCTTTTTGTGAATACGGTTTTTTACGGGAATGTAGCTGGTGGAGCTTTGCCGGGCCCCCCTCTCGATCGGCCGCTTTTTCAGTATATATTCCAGGGACAAATATTCAGTTTCGATTCGAGTATTGTAAGCAATGATAATGAAGGCGGAGCCTTGTATGTCGCTGAGGGCAGTTCGGCGGAAGTGGTGAGCAGTACCTTCTTCGGTAATTTGTCCTGGAATACTGGGAACCATGTTTATGCATCAGGCACTGTACACATACGCAACAGTATTTTATGGGGGCGGGAAGGATTGAATCACCCGGAAAATATATATTCGGTTATATATGCCGGCAGCGGAACGGTGCTGAACAGCATACTGGAAGCCAACTGCAGCGGCGGTATTGCCTGTGATCAGAACAGCCTTGCCGATCCTTTGCTTGATGCCGCCCTGCGGATTACCGATGAATCAAGCCCTGCGGTGGGTTTTGGTAATGTTGCGGCCATACCCTCCGATATCGACGATCTGAACGGCAACGGCAATACTACGGAGCCCCTGCCCTACGATGCCGCAGGAAACCCACGGATTGTCAGCGGCACTACCGATGCCGGTGCCTTCCAAACGCCGTTTGGCGGGATCAATGCGAGCCCCGCTGCGGCTTCGCCGGGGCAGCAGGTGGAACTGAGCTTCCCCGCGGCGAACACCACAACGGGGGTTTTGATAAATGGGTTACCCGCCTTAAACCTTACTGCGCTTGCAGCCAACCGCATCCGCTTTACCATACCAGAAGGCGCCACAACCGGGCTTTTAGATATCGTTACCCCTGATCAGACCTTTTCAACAGCAGAACCCCTGGTCGTTACGCCGGCAAGCGGAGGGCGGGCGCTGCGCGCCAATGGCAGTGGCTATGTGGAAATACCCGTCGGCAGCGACTTTGCCATCGCAAACGGGTTTAGCGTTTCTTTCTGGATACGGGCGACAAACACAAACGTTTTGGGCGGGGAAATCATCTCCAGGAGAACAACAGAGGATATTGTATCCTTACCCTCAGGCTCCTCCATCTGGGCCCTTGAGTGGAATGATAACCTTGTAAGGCCATTTCGTTTTAGAGGAATACTTGGAGAAGAAGGAAATAGTGAAATTGTTCCGGCAGGTGAAATTACACGAGAATCATTTTTTGGCGAACCGACAGCCTTTGCAGAATGGCAGCACATCACCTTGAATGCAACCCCGATAAATACAGCCGGGCGGATTGAGGTTAGGGTATTCGTATCGGATGTGCTTTTCTTAGATAGGCTAGATTATGATTTTTTTGACACTACAGCAGCAACCCTTCGCATTGGCAATGGTACCGGCTACGAAATAGATAATGTGATGTACTGGAACCGTGCCCTCAGCGAGGCCGAACTGTCTGATCTGCGCCGCAGGCATCTGAAGCTGAGTCCGTTTGACCCGGAAGCAGATGGCCTGATTGCCAGCTACCGTTTCGATGCCGACAGCCCGACAACGGTCTTTGACTATGCCGGAAGACGGAACGGTACCATTATCGGCGGTATCACCCGGTCGGCTTTCAGCGGCGCGGCAGTTGCCACGACCCTGTCCAACCCGGCGGGTCCGGCCGGCGCGCGCATCACCCTCAGCACCCCGGAATACAGGGCCTTCAGCGTAGGCGAACCCTATGGCGCGCTTGTACCGGGTACACAGCCCGGCGAGGGGTACGGCTTTGACGCTGTAGGCGTGCAGCACCGGCGCAGCCCGGTAAGCTGGGTAGTGCTGGCCGGCACCCCGCAGCCCACAGCGGTAACCCTCGATTATTCGGCTGTCGCTGCCCTTAGCGGAAGCGACCTGCACGTGATTCACCGGATTGAAGCCGGTAGGCCGTGGTACCCCGCGCCGGGTAACTGGGTCCATGACCCCGCGCAGCGAACCTTTAGCCGGGATAACACCGGGTTTTTGTTACCTGGGGAGTACAGCATTACCGATGTTGGGGGCGTATCGCTAACGGCTTTTGTAAGACCACACGCACAGCATGCCGGGCCCGGTGAACCGGTACAGTTTGTGGTAGGGTTAAAGAATACCGGCACCGATCCCCTCTCCGCGGCATCAGCTTTCGAGCTTAACTTTCAGGGGCTGGAAAACATATCGGTTTCGGGAGGGAGTCTCAGCGGTTCAACCTGGACCGTAAGCAGTGTGGATGCCGGCGCCACGCAAACCCTGCAGGTCACTGCAACGCGATCGGCTGACCCCGGGCCTGCCGGTCTGTCATACAGTGCCGTAAATCCGGTTGCCGGCATTCGAAATGCAGCGCATACCGCTCAGGTATTTGATCCCGTGTATGAAACAGGTCAGCATATTGACTTCTATGCTAGTGCAGCAGGCGGGGGTAATACGCTGGCTGACCCGGGCCTGATGGGGATCCTGGATTCGGATTTTACCGTAGAAGCCTGGGTTAAACGAAGAGTAAATTTTGTAGTAGCTAATGATCCGATCTTGTCACAGATAGGATTTGGGAGCTTGTTTTCCAATGTGCTGCGCATCGGACTGATTAACGGGCATCCCGTATTTAGCTTTAACGGCAGTCAGCTAACGGCTAACAACCCTGTTCAGGCAGATAGCAGCTGGCACCACATCGCCTTTACCTTCAGCAAACAAACCGGTGCGCGTACTATTTTTGTGGACGGCGTGCAAACCGCATCCGATGTAAATGTTACCGGGCCGGTTGTCCTCAACACACCGATTACACTCACGATGGCGGCTAATCAGGTTGACTCTCAAGGCCGAAGGGTAAATTTGATATCTTTTCAAGATAAAATGCACAATCTTCGTATCTGGGATGTGGCGCTCACACGGGAAGAGATTCTGGAGCGCATGCACCGGCATATATCGCCCGATGACCCCCTGTCTCAGTCGCTAACAGCGGATTTCCGCATTACAGAAGGGCAGGGACCCCTGCTTTTTGACTATGCCGGAAGCCAACGGGTAAATTTTATAGACCTCCCTGCACAGGTATGGAAAACGCGGGGCGGGGTTCTTTTCGGGCAGCAGAACGCTGTAGCTACGCAGGATACCCCGGCTGCCGTTGGCCTGCCCGGTGCTTCGCTAACCGTCTCGGGCGTTTCCGAGCGGGAGGTGCTCCTGCACCTTTCCGGCCAGCCCGACGGCCCGGACCGCACCCCCGCCGATACCGGCGAGTCGTTCGCCGAAACCTTTGCCGGCTTCGTTACCGGTCGTCCCAACGTAACCTGGAGCCTGAGCACAACACCCGGCGATACGCTGCAGGCCGATCTCGAACTCGCCTACGGAGCGCTGAGCCTGTCGGAAGAGCCTGCCGAACGCCTGTTCGTGCTTTACAGAACCGGCCCTGATCAGGATTGGGATTTTGATGAAGGCTGGAACCATCACCCGGATACCAAAACCTTTACGCGTTCGGGAGACGTACTGGCCGGCGAGTACAGCATCATCTCCATCCCCACGGCCCGGCTCGCGATTGAAACTGAGATACTGGAGCTGGGCGACCCTGACGAAAACGGCTTCCGTATTCGACTCACGGCCACCAATACCGGCTTGGATACACCGGCCCAGACCACGGTCGCAACGCTGGCCAGCCGCACGGGCGCGTTCCTGAACCTTCAGGCTGAAGGCAACGGCTTCGACACCGAAACCCTGAGCTGGAACGTACCCGACCTCGGCGCCGGGCAGTCCGTGAGCGTGATACTCAGCGGCACCTTTAATGACAACATCCCGGTAGCACTGAGCTCGGAAATCACGGGTACGGAAGTCTTTAACCTGTCAACGCAGGTGCAACGCACGGCCGGACTCATCCTTGCTAAGGCTCCCTACGCGGCGGGTTCGACCGTTGCGCCCCAATTCGACCTGCTACCCGGCGTTTCCGGAACCGATTTTGGTCTGGTGAACAGCAGCTTCACGGTAGAAGCCTGGGTGCGCCCGAATACAATTTCCGGGGATCAGGCCATTCTGGGTCAGGCGATGCCCGGCAATCCCGACAACCGCACCCTGCACCTGATTCTGCGCAATGGCAGGGTTCACATGGGCTTTTTTGGGGATGACCTTCAGGGGCAAACCGACGTTCCGGCCCAGCAGTGGTCGCATGTGGCCTTCACCTACGATGTGACGACCAACAGCCGCGTTGTGTATCTGAACGGAGTAGCCGACGGCTCGGATACGTCAGGCGGCCCGTTTCTGGGCGAAGGCACGGTGTTTATCGGCAGGTGGAATGATGGCAATTTCCTGAACGGTCAGTTTGATGAGCTGCGCATCTGGAACCGGGTGCGTAGCCCGGAGGAAATCCGCCAGAATATGCACCGCACCATTTCCCAAAGCGAGCCCGATTTCCAGGACCTGACGGCCTACTACCGCTTCGATGAAGGAGAGGGCACCATCGCCCACGACCTGCGCGGCGGTTTCCATGCCACCATCGCCGGCTCATTGGAAAACGCCTGGCAAATCAGCGCGGCTCCGGTAGGGCAGCAGGCAGTGGTGGTAACCGCCGGTACAGCAGCGCAGGTCGGCGTGGCAGGCAGCAGCCTGGGTCTGAGCGGGCTCACCGGCAGCGATGCGGGCCTGTACAGCTTTGGACTGGCAGGCAGTGATCTGCGCACCGCTGCAAATGCGGGCGGCAGCTTCAGCGCGCTCGAAGATCAGGGCATAGATGCGCGCACCTCCGTGGGATGGGGCGTGCGGGCCGGCGATGATTCCGAAGGCACGCTCACCCTGACCTTTGACGGGTTCGATGCCGAATCTCCGGTGCTGCAGTCCCCTGGCCTGCTGTACCGCCCCGCCGCAGATCAGCCCTGGGAACTGCAGTCCGACAGCCTGTGGGTCAAGAGCATCGCCCAGAATACCTTCACCTTTACCGGCGAACTGGCTTCCGGGGAGTACGTGCTTGCGCCCTTCCCGTTCCTGAACGCGCCCTACGCCGGCACGACCCCCGGCTGGCGCATGGTCGGCGCCCCCGGCGCGTTTGCCCGCTACGACAACGTGCTGGCCGACATCTGGACGCAGGGTTTCCCAGGCGCTTCGGCCGGCGACGACGGTGATCCCAACGTGTTTATCTATGATGAGGGCGCCCGAAGCTGGGTGCCGCCCGCGTCTGCGACCAACATTCTGGGCACAACCAGCGACACGGGCTTCCGCTCAGCCGGTCGAACGGCCATTGTCTATTTCTTTGAAGATCAGCTGCCCTTCAATGTGCGCTACGCCGGTCTGTTTAACGCCGAAGAAACGGAGCTCACGCTCCCGGCCACCGTACTCACCGAAGACGACGGCTTTCAGGGATGGCATCTGGTGTCCAACCCGTTTCCCTTCCCCATCGACTGGACGCGCGTAGTCGCCGACGGGCTCAACGAAGTGGCTCCGCCCATCTTTATTTACGACGCCGATACCTTTGATGGCATGGGCGGCTACCGCGTGCACTATGGCTTCAACATCCCGGGCCTGCCGGGGCAGATTCAGCATGATGGCATCATCCCGCCTTTCCAGGGCTTCTTCATCCGGACTGCGCAGATTGACGGTACGCCGGGGACGCTGACCTTCAGGCCCTCGCATCGGCCGGTCAACGGCGGCGGGGGCGGACAGCTCTTCCGTCAGGGCGACGAAGAAGAGCCGGAAGCCCCGCTGCACCTGCTGCTGTCGGTGGAAAATGCGGACGGCTCGCAGGCGCGCAGCAGCCTGCTCAAAATTGAGCAGACCGATGAGGCGGAGCAGGCCGGGCAGGTTCTTTCCGAGCTGGGGATGCCGGCCTCGCTGGTCTGGGGATGA
- a CDS encoding T9SS type A sorting domain-containing protein — protein sequence MKHQRMQAGNTYSFPLLFDAQRAGSYTLRIPTLENWQHGQVRLTDHHTGETVVMEAGSTYVFGHSPSQGRPAAEEGRRMQAASGSFEATRAVTERMASVSASSVNPRALPAPVGFRNSGPAQLDITAPTGGNAGLAAMQPANEGRPAGMAPRFTLQLLFSEPEQIQPELPAQLALDQNYPNPFNPTTTIQYALPESGHIRLDVFNVLGQRVATLINGEQTAGFHSLQFDGSRLSSGVYLYRLQTSNQVITRKMLLLK from the coding sequence ATGAAGCATCAGCGGATGCAGGCGGGCAACACCTACAGCTTTCCGCTGTTGTTCGACGCACAGCGCGCGGGCAGCTACACCCTGCGCATCCCGACCCTGGAAAACTGGCAGCATGGGCAGGTTCGCCTGACCGATCACCACACAGGCGAGACGGTGGTAATGGAGGCAGGCAGCACCTATGTGTTCGGGCACAGCCCGTCGCAGGGGCGTCCTGCCGCTGAAGAAGGCCGCCGCATGCAAGCCGCGTCGGGCAGCTTTGAAGCGACCCGCGCGGTGACGGAGCGAATGGCTTCGGTGTCGGCCTCCTCAGTAAATCCGCGAGCACTGCCGGCGCCGGTGGGCTTCCGGAACAGCGGGCCTGCCCAATTGGATATAACAGCGCCAACTGGCGGAAATGCCGGTTTAGCTGCGATGCAGCCCGCGAATGAGGGGCGTCCCGCGGGTATGGCGCCGCGTTTCACGCTGCAGCTGCTGTTCAGCGAACCCGAGCAGATTCAGCCGGAGCTGCCCGCGCAGCTGGCCCTGGACCAGAACTACCCGAACCCCTTCAACCCGACCACAACCATACAGTACGCGCTGCCCGAATCGGGGCACATCCGCCTCGACGTGTTCAACGTGCTGGGTCAGCGGGTAGCGACGCTGATCAACGGGGAGCAGACAGCGGGCTTCCACAGCCTGCAGTTCGACGGCTCGCGCCTGTCGAGCGGCGTGTACCTGTACCGCCTGCAAACCAGCAATCAGGTGATCACCCGCAAGATGCTGCTGCTCAAATAA
- a CDS encoding PID-CTERM protein-sorting domain-containing protein, with protein MKNRIKHFFVTLFFIAALVLFIDINPAEAQYRDEPDWGRQGTAQPAGNPSGPPLPPGAPQQTPIGGGLALLLAAGGAYAIKKLKHKP; from the coding sequence ATGAAAAATCGCATCAAACACTTCTTTGTCACTCTCTTTTTTATCGCAGCGCTTGTGCTGTTCATCGACATCAATCCCGCTGAAGCGCAGTACCGCGACGAACCGGACTGGGGCCGGCAGGGTACGGCGCAGCCTGCGGGCAATCCTTCCGGTCCGCCTCTGCCGCCGGGTGCACCGCAGCAAACCCCGATCGGCGGTGGTCTCGCCCTGCTGCTCGCCGCGGGCGGTGCCTACGCGATTAAGAAACTCAAGCATAAACCTTGA
- a CDS encoding class I SAM-dependent rRNA methyltransferase produces the protein MSSSLPVLLLKPGRVKSMLRRHPWIFSGAIKTVTGKPQPGETVRVEAADGTSLGLAAWSPKSQIRAKVWSFDPADSIDETFFWQRVAQAVDFRESASFAPRESGSVSRLIHAESDGLPGIVADRYGEVIVMQCLSAGAERWKAVVARALLQETGAVAIYERSDTEVRKLEGLPKTKGWLLTAKGAGTAKPDTRLVITEDGIQYRIDIEAGHKTGFYLDQRESRRLVGLESAGREILNCFSYTGGFSLAAAKNGAKHITSIDVSAEALQLAQENAALNGFSADRFEWVQEDVFQTLRRFTQEGRSFDGIILDPPKFAHTASQAQRAARGYKDINRLAFGLLRPGGWLATFSCSGGVNAELFQKIVASAALDAGAEAAITGLYHQSADHPVRLSVPETAYLKGLHCRI, from the coding sequence ATGTCATCCTCTCTTCCTGTCTTGCTCCTCAAACCCGGTCGCGTAAAATCCATGCTGCGGCGGCATCCCTGGATTTTTTCCGGTGCGATAAAAACCGTGACAGGTAAGCCGCAGCCGGGCGAGACAGTTCGGGTTGAGGCGGCTGACGGCACCTCACTGGGTCTCGCCGCTTGGTCGCCTAAATCACAAATTCGCGCCAAAGTATGGAGCTTCGATCCCGCCGATTCAATTGATGAAACTTTTTTCTGGCAGCGGGTGGCGCAGGCTGTGGATTTCCGGGAATCCGCGAGCTTTGCGCCACGGGAAAGCGGTAGTGTCAGCCGGCTGATACATGCCGAATCCGATGGACTCCCCGGAATCGTTGCTGACCGCTACGGGGAAGTCATTGTTATGCAGTGCCTCTCCGCCGGTGCTGAGCGCTGGAAAGCTGTCGTGGCTCGCGCACTTTTGCAGGAAACAGGTGCTGTGGCCATTTATGAGCGCTCGGACACAGAGGTCCGCAAGCTTGAAGGACTGCCCAAAACAAAGGGCTGGCTCCTAACCGCTAAAGGCGCAGGAACAGCCAAGCCCGATACAAGGCTGGTGATTACCGAAGATGGAATTCAGTACCGCATTGATATTGAGGCCGGGCACAAGACCGGTTTTTACCTCGATCAGCGCGAGAGCCGGCGACTTGTAGGGCTGGAAAGTGCGGGTCGGGAGATCCTGAACTGTTTTAGCTACACCGGCGGCTTTTCACTCGCTGCTGCCAAAAACGGCGCAAAACACATCACTTCGATCGATGTATCCGCTGAAGCCCTGCAACTCGCACAGGAGAATGCTGCCCTGAACGGCTTTTCAGCTGATCGTTTCGAATGGGTGCAGGAAGATGTTTTCCAAACCCTGCGCCGCTTCACACAGGAAGGCCGCAGCTTTGACGGCATCATCCTTGATCCACCCAAGTTTGCCCATACTGCCTCACAGGCGCAGCGGGCCGCACGGGGATATAAGGACATCAACCGTCTGGCCTTTGGCCTCCTTCGTCCCGGCGGCTGGCTCGCTACTTTTTCTTGTTCCGGCGGCGTAAATGCCGAGCTGTTCCAGAAAATCGTGGCTTCCGCAGCCCTCGACGCAGGTGCAGAAGCCGCCATTACCGGTCTTTACCACCAATCTGCCGACCACCCGGTGCGTCTCAGCGTACCCGAAACCGCCTATCTCAAAGGCCTGCATTGCCGCATTTGA
- a CDS encoding metallophosphoesterase, translating into MKIGLISDTHDHVTNIRKAMSLFRLQGITTLLHAGDFCSPFTVPEFEGFELHAVFGNNDGDAYRILMKMEAIGAEHYAEFASLTFEGRRIALYHGTQEAISEALVKCREYDVVVTGHTHTAFTKSEGKTLWINPGSAHGFGERATVALYDTQTHEAVIAEL; encoded by the coding sequence ATGAAAATCGGACTCATCTCAGATACGCACGATCACGTCACCAACATCCGCAAGGCCATGAGCCTGTTCCGGCTGCAGGGCATCACGACCCTCCTGCATGCCGGCGATTTTTGCAGCCCCTTCACCGTGCCCGAATTTGAGGGTTTCGAGCTGCACGCCGTTTTCGGCAACAACGACGGCGACGCCTACCGCATCCTCATGAAAATGGAGGCCATCGGCGCCGAGCACTACGCTGAGTTTGCGAGCCTCACCTTCGAAGGCCGCCGCATCGCCCTCTATCACGGCACACAGGAAGCCATCTCCGAAGCCCTCGTCAAATGCCGCGAGTACGACGTCGTCGTGACCGGTCACACCCACACAGCCTTCACCAAATCCGAGGGCAAAACCTTGTGGATCAACCCCGGCAGCGCGCACGGCTTCGGCGAGCGCGCCACCGTCGCCCTCTACGACACCCAAACACACGAAGCCGTCATCGCCGAGCTCTAA
- a CDS encoding RsmE family RNA methyltransferase, whose protein sequence is MHTFFTPELTKAASLVPLPPDEAHHAGKVLRLRDGDDIRLINGRGTVALARFRPEGKKKASAEIVSAEEMPKPVPAVTVFLGMLKNRQRMEWAVEKLTELGVHRILIGETERTERQKLRTDRLEALALSAAKQSLSAWIPEIQLVSFQDALEHMASAGESLLPVMAHEKMVRADGNASQSFMGIWDDAKSKSPAEILLFIGPEGGFSDDEVAAAQALPGMKLLHLGPQRLRAETAAVVCAGLFCVSHV, encoded by the coding sequence ACACTTTTTTTACGCCTGAACTAACTAAAGCGGCCTCGCTTGTGCCGCTCCCCCCTGATGAAGCCCATCACGCTGGAAAGGTGCTGCGGCTGCGGGATGGGGATGATATCCGACTCATAAACGGACGCGGGACGGTGGCTTTGGCGCGGTTCAGGCCCGAAGGTAAAAAAAAGGCCTCCGCCGAAATTGTCTCTGCAGAAGAAATGCCCAAGCCTGTACCGGCTGTCACCGTTTTCCTGGGCATGCTCAAAAACCGGCAGCGCATGGAGTGGGCTGTTGAAAAGCTGACCGAGCTGGGGGTACACCGCATTCTGATCGGGGAAACCGAGCGCACAGAGCGGCAAAAACTACGAACTGACCGACTCGAAGCCCTTGCGCTTAGCGCTGCCAAACAAAGTCTTTCGGCATGGATTCCGGAAATTCAGCTGGTTAGTTTTCAGGATGCGCTGGAGCACATGGCCTCAGCCGGAGAAAGCCTGCTGCCGGTGATGGCGCACGAAAAGATGGTCCGCGCTGATGGCAATGCCTCGCAAAGCTTCATGGGAATATGGGATGATGCAAAATCAAAGTCGCCGGCGGAAATCCTGCTTTTTATCGGTCCCGAAGGCGGTTTTAGTGATGATGAAGTTGCGGCGGCCCAAGCCCTGCCCGGGATGAAACTGCTGCACCTCGGCCCGCAGCGTCTCCGCGCGGAAACGGCGGCCGTGGTTTGTGCGGGCTTGTTTTGCGTGTCTCACGTCTAA